A single region of the Salipaludibacillus sp. LMS25 genome encodes:
- the uvrB gene encoding excinuclease ABC subunit UvrB, whose amino-acid sequence MSGESLTPFELVSAYDPQGDQPQAIKKLVEGIHNGEKYQTLLGATGTGKTFTVSNVVKEVNKPTLVIAHNKTLAGQLYSEFKEFFPNNRVEYFVSYYDYYQPEAYIPQSDTFIEKDASINDEIDKLRHSATSSLFERNDVIIVASVSCIYGLGSPEEYSDLVVSLRTGMERERNDILRQLVDVQYERNDINFTRGTFRVRGDVVEIFPASRDEHCLRIEFFGDEIDRITEVDALTGEILGEREHVAIFPASHFVTREEKLKRAIINIEKELEETLKILHEQGKLLEAQRLEQRTRYDIEMMHEMGYCSGIENYSRHLTFRDAGATPYTLLDYFPDDFLIIVDESHVTLPQVRGMYNGDQARKSVLVDHGFRLPSAKDNRPLKFEEFEKHIHQTIFVSATPGPYEIEHCPKMVEQIIRPTGLIDPSVDIRPIEGQIDDLIEEIRLRKERQERVLVTTLTKKMSEDLTDYFKEVGIRVKYLHSDIKTLERIQIIRELRKGEFDVLVGINLLREGLDIPEVSLVAILDADKEGFLRAERSLIQTMGRAARNANGHVIMYADKITNSMQVAIEETKRRRNIQKAHNEKHGIVPRTIQKAIPELIQATYAAEEEAAYDAFTKAPKQKLSKKDREQVIERMEKEMKEAAKDLNFERAAELRDVIIELKAEG is encoded by the coding sequence GTGTCTGGAGAATCTTTAACGCCTTTTGAGCTCGTTTCTGCTTACGACCCTCAAGGAGATCAGCCGCAAGCGATAAAAAAACTCGTTGAAGGCATTCATAACGGTGAAAAATATCAAACCTTACTTGGGGCCACTGGAACTGGTAAAACATTTACTGTTTCAAATGTAGTGAAGGAAGTCAATAAGCCTACATTAGTCATTGCACACAATAAAACGTTAGCTGGCCAATTATATAGTGAGTTTAAAGAATTCTTCCCAAACAATCGGGTAGAGTATTTTGTGAGTTATTATGATTATTATCAACCGGAAGCTTACATTCCTCAATCAGATACATTCATCGAAAAAGATGCCAGTATAAACGACGAAATTGATAAGCTTAGGCACTCAGCAACAAGCTCATTGTTTGAAAGAAACGATGTGATTATTGTCGCGAGTGTATCATGTATATACGGTCTCGGTTCTCCAGAGGAATATAGTGACTTAGTCGTATCGTTGCGAACTGGTATGGAACGCGAACGTAATGACATCCTTAGACAGCTCGTTGATGTGCAATATGAACGAAACGATATCAATTTTACCCGAGGAACTTTCCGTGTGAGAGGTGATGTGGTCGAAATTTTTCCAGCTTCAAGAGATGAGCATTGTTTGCGAATCGAATTTTTTGGAGATGAAATAGACCGCATTACTGAAGTGGATGCGTTAACTGGTGAAATTCTTGGTGAACGGGAACATGTCGCTATTTTTCCAGCTTCTCACTTTGTTACACGAGAAGAAAAGTTAAAGCGGGCCATTATTAATATTGAAAAAGAATTAGAAGAAACGCTTAAAATACTTCATGAACAGGGGAAACTGTTAGAAGCGCAACGCCTTGAACAGCGAACGAGGTATGACATAGAAATGATGCACGAAATGGGTTACTGTTCTGGTATTGAGAACTATTCTAGACATTTGACTTTTCGAGATGCCGGTGCAACGCCATATACGTTACTCGATTATTTTCCAGATGATTTTCTCATCATCGTAGATGAATCGCATGTCACACTGCCACAAGTGCGCGGCATGTATAACGGAGACCAGGCACGTAAAAGTGTTCTTGTAGACCATGGGTTTCGCTTACCTTCTGCAAAAGACAACCGCCCTCTAAAGTTTGAAGAATTTGAGAAGCATATACATCAAACAATTTTCGTCTCTGCCACACCTGGTCCCTATGAAATTGAGCATTGTCCAAAAATGGTGGAGCAAATCATCCGTCCTACCGGTTTGATAGATCCATCGGTAGACATACGACCGATTGAAGGACAAATTGACGATTTGATTGAAGAGATCCGATTGAGAAAGGAAAGGCAAGAACGAGTACTTGTAACAACATTAACGAAAAAGATGTCTGAAGATTTAACGGACTATTTTAAGGAAGTAGGTATCCGTGTTAAGTATTTGCATTCTGATATAAAAACACTAGAGCGCATCCAAATTATTCGTGAATTAAGAAAAGGAGAATTTGATGTTCTTGTCGGTATTAATCTATTGAGGGAAGGGCTTGATATTCCAGAAGTCTCACTCGTTGCTATATTAGATGCGGATAAAGAAGGCTTTTTAAGAGCGGAGCGTTCCTTGATTCAAACGATGGGTAGAGCAGCAAGAAATGCGAATGGCCACGTTATTATGTACGCAGACAAAATAACTAATTCTATGCAGGTAGCGATAGAAGAAACGAAACGTCGCCGTAACATTCAAAAAGCGCATAATGAAAAGCATGGCATTGTGCCTCGAACGATACAAAAAGCCATTCCTGAGCTTATTCAAGCTACTTATGCTGCTGAAGAAGAAGCAGCGTATGACGCTTTCACGAAAGCACCGAAACAAAAATTAAGTAAAAAAGATCGTGAACAAGTGATTGAAAGAATGGAAAAAGAAATGAAGGAAGCGGCTAAAGACTTGAATTTCGAACGGGCAGCAGAGCTTCGCGATGTGATTATAGAATTGAAAGCGGAAGGGTGA